The following are encoded in a window of Impatiens glandulifera chromosome 5, dImpGla2.1, whole genome shotgun sequence genomic DNA:
- the LOC124939312 gene encoding uncharacterized protein LOC124939312 gives MAKVILPSGEMRNFVDVVTAAELMVESPNFFLVNGRSLTIGGRFEPLGADEELELGNIYVMYPMKRRRSRVTAADLTILFMGAAADQRRRRTMISSDGDEGGRRRRLSLDGGVDRAFRLMESGDEGQRRRRLSLDSGGGVYGLENKFKCGRSTRPMLDTIKE, from the coding sequence ATGGCAAAGGTAATTCTCCCCAGCGGAGAAATGAGAAATTTCGTAGATGTGGTAACTGCAGCGGAGCTAATGGTTGAATCTCCCAATTTCTTCTTGGTGAATGGTCGGTCGTTGACAATCGGTGGGAGGTTCGAACCGTTGGGCGCAGACGAGGAATTAGAGTTGGGAAACATTTATGTCATGTACCCCATGAAGAGAAGACGGTCTAGAGTCACGGCGGCGGATTTGACCATCTTATTTATGGGTGCTGCTGCTGATCAGAGGAGGCGGAGGACCATGATATCTAGTGATGGAGATGAAGGAGGGAGGAGAAGGAGGTTGAGCTTGGATGGAGGAGTTGATCGTGCTTTTCGGTTGATGGAGTCCGGCGACGAGGGGCAAAGGAGGAGAAGGTTAAGCTTGGACAGTGGAGGAGGAGTATATGGTTTGGAGAACAAGTTCAAATGTGGTAGATCAACCAGGCCAATGTTGGATACAATTAAGGAATAA
- the LOC124939313 gene encoding uncharacterized protein LOC124939313: MAKVILPSGEIRNFVDVVTAAELMVESPNFFLVNGRSLTIGGRFEPLGADEELELGNIYAMYPMKRRRSRVTAADLTILFVGAAAADQRRRRIMISSDGDEGGRRRRLSLDGGVDRAFRSIESGEERQRRRRLSLDGGGGVYGLENKFKCGRSTRPMLDTIKE, from the coding sequence ATGGCAAAGGTAATTCTCCCCAGCGGAGAAATAAGAAATTTCGTAGATGTGGTAACTGCAGCGGAGCTAATGGTTGAATCTCCCAATTTCTTCTTGGTGAATGGTCGTTCGTTAACCATCGGTGGGAGGTTCGAACCGCTGGGTGCCGACGAGGAATTAGAGTTGGGAAACATTTACGCTATGTACCCCATGAAGAGAAGACGGTCTAGGGTCACGGCGGCGGATTTGACCATCTTATTTGTGGGTGCTGCTGCTGCTGATCAGAGGAGGCGGAGGATCATGATATCTAGTGATGGAGATGAAGGAGGGAGGAGGAGAAGGTTGAGCTTGGATGGAGGAGTTGATCGTGCTTTTCGGTCGATAGAGTCCGGCGAGGAGCGGCAAAGGAGGAGAAGGTTGAGCTTGGACGGTGGAGGAGGAGTATATGGTTTGGAGAACAAGTTCAAATGTGGTAGATCAACTCGGCCAATGTTGGATACAATTAAGGAATAA